GCCGCTCACCGCGGGGTCTCAGCGGTGGACCCAGACGCTGAAGTATTCGGGCATGGTGAACGCGGTCCTGGTGGATGCCAGCGCGGGAGACCAGGTGACCTTCCATCAGCTCTCCGCGAAGACCGATTCGACGTCTGGCGCCCCCGTCACCTACAACGCGGCCACCCGTGCCTTCACGGCGCCGCTGGTGCTCACGCAGGGGAGCACGGCGAGCTTCACGGGCACGATGACCGCGCTGCAGGACCAGTCGCTCACGCTGGACGTGCGCTCCCCGGACTTCGAGGCGCTGCGCACCGAGGTGCACCCCACCGCCACCGTGGTCCGTCACGACCTGTACTTCATCGCGGTGCCCGACGGCACGCGGGCAGGCTATGCGCTGGCGCCGGACCTGCTGTCCTGCTCGCTGACGGCGGGAAGCCCCTCTCGCGTCTATTCGTTCGTCTACGGCAACCCCTATCCGCAGTTCACGCAGGTGGGGATGGTCAGCACGGCGTTCAACGTGGCGCTGATGGCGCCGGGCGCGGCCCTGCCGCTGACCTTGCGTCTCTCGGTGGGACACAACGACGTCATGCCCGCGTTCGCGGCGTCCGCGGTCGTGCCCCGGCTGAGCCCGCCGCGCGGGGCGACGCTGGCGGGGCAGGCCGCGTCCGGGAACCTGACGGGCGTGGGGCTGATGCCAAACCTCGCCTGGGGAGCGCCCTCCGTGGGCACCGCGACCTCCTATGGGGTCTCTCTCTACGAGGTCTTCGTGAACGCCCAGGGTCGCACGTCGCAGGTCGCGGGCGGGCCGGTGGCACAGCTGTACACGGCGGGCACGTCACTGCGGCTGCCCCCCGGCGTGCTGCAGTCGGGCAAGTCCTACTTCGCCATCATCGAGGCCCGCGCCTCTGGTAACGCCGACTTCCAGGGCAAGCCCTTCCGGTCCAGCTACCCGGAGGCGAAGGCGATGACCGTCACGGGTGTCTTCACCCCGTGACCGGCGCACCCCGCTGAGTCCCGCTTCCTGGAGCCCCCATGGCGCGTTCGTGGGGGCTCCTCGCCGAGGACCCGGGCGGCAACCGGGCAGGATTGGACGCCACTGAATTCCGTCATCACAGGCTTCCTGGCAGAGTGTGTGCTTTCGCTGGGGGCCCGCCATGCAGAGCAGTGTCATCACCGAGGTGTTCCTGCCGATTGCCCTGGGCGTAATCATGCTCGGCCTGGGGTTGAGCCTCACCCTCGCGGATTTCCGCCGCGTGGCGGTGTATCCGCGCGCGGCGCTGGTGGGCCTGGGCTGTCAGACGCTGCTCATGCCCGCGGTGTGTTACGCCATCGCGACGGGCTTCGGGCTGCCGCCCCAGTTGGCCGTGGGGTTGATGCTGCTCTCCGCCACGCCGGGCGGCGCGACCGCGAACCTCTTCAGCCACCTGGCCAAGGGGGATGTCGCACTGAACGTCAGCCTGACGGCGGTCAACAGCGTGTTGTCGCTGCTCACGTTGCCGCTCATCGTGAACTTCTCCCTGGCGCACTTCATGGGGGAGGAGCGCGCCATTCCGTTGCAGTTCGCGAAGATCGTCCAGGTGTTCGGCATCGTCCTGGTGCCCATCTCGCTGGGAATGTGGGTGCGCGCGAAGCGGCCGGCGCTCGCGGATGGCCTGGACCGGCCCGTGCGCATCATCTCGGCGCTGTTCCTGGTGCTGGTGGTGCTCGCGGCGACGCTCAAGGAGCGGGACCAGTTGGTCACGTACTTCCAGAGCGTGGGGCTCGCGGCGCTGGCCTTCAACCTGGCCAGCATGGCGGTGGGGTTCGTGGTGCCCGTCCTGCTGCGCGTCGAGCGCAAGCAGGCGGTGGCGATCGCGATGGAGGTGGGCATCCACAACGGCACGCTCGCCATCGCGATTGCCTCCAGTCCCCGGTTGCTCAATGACGGCGTGATGGCCATTCCCGCGGCCATCTACAGCGTCATCATGTTCTTCACCGCCGGAGTCTTCGGAGCCCTGGTCGCCCGGAGGCAGGCTGCTGGCGCGACCGCGGAGGGCCTCCGCACCCAATAGCTACCTCCAGTCACTGCACGACAGGTCTTCTTGGACGAGGCCCAAGAACCCGTCCCAGGAGGTTCTGGTGCCGCGCCTTGGATGAACGTTGTCGAGCGTCAACGATGCCCGGCCCGAACCGTGGGAGCCGACAGGTCATACCCACGCGTCCGGTTCTTCATTGTAGGTGTGTCTCATTGAATGGTTCCTTCTCGCACGGGCAGTCCACCGGGAGGGGCCATGACGATCCGGTTCGGCTTCATCGACAACAGCGAAGGCGCGAACATCAGAACGCTTCCGATTGGCGAGAAGGGATCGACTTGTTTGACCCCTGAGCCACTTCCTCCCGGTACGCGGGTGACGCTGATTCAAGGGACCGGCCAGACCCCGGGATGGTCCTACGTATCGACCCTGGTGGGAGGATACCTGCTGCGAGGTCACGTGCAGGGCTTCCGCATCACGCTCGACCTGCCAGAGCCCGCCGCTACCCTCTACCAGGTCCAGCCGGAAGATCGGCTGGAGCCTATCGCCGCACGCATCTACCGGGATGCCATCATTCCGGGACGCGACCTGCGCTTCTACGAAAACGTCATCCACCATGTGAACATGAAGCACGGTAGGACTGGCGTCCGGCGTGGCCGGGAGGGCGTGGAGTTGGTCGCCGGCAAACGCATCTGGCTTGTCAGCATCGCGTACGCCAACCGGCTCCAGAAAGAAGTACCGAGTGGCTCCATCACCGGTGGAGCGCTCGCACGGGCGAAAGAGACCGCCCGGCACCTGAATCATCTCATTGCCTCCGTTGAGAACGCGGGGCTGTACTTCAATGAGGTCACCGGGCAGTACGCTCAAGCCATCAAGGAAAACTGGAGGGAGATCAGCGCCATTGTCGCGGGCTTCATCGCCGCGGAAGCCCTGTCGACCCTCCTGGCTGCAACGCCCACGGGCGTTGGCCAACTCGCTGCGGCGATCATCCAGTTGGGTCTGGCGGCCTTCGGTGCTCAAGGGATCGTCGATGCGGGAGTCGAGGCCCTGAAGCACGCCGAACTGTGGCTCACCCAGGCCTGGGCGGCTGACCGCTCTCCCGAACTGCTCAAGGAAGCCAGCAAGTCCTTTCTCCGGATGCTGATGAGCATCGCCATGGCCGCGCTTGCGCTCATGGGCGCGAAGGCCAACATGGGACGCGGTTTCAAGCTGGCGAACTCCGTGAAGATCACCCGGCCGCGCTACTACATGATGGCAGCGCAAGGTCCCGGAGGTATCTACGCGGGCGTCCCCGTGTTCCGGCCAGGGACCATCACCGCCGTGCAGTCCACCTACCTCCCCTTCAATTCCTGGGGGACTGGTTCGGCCATGACGTCAAAGACCGTCAAGGAGGGCTCCCGCACCCAATCGGATGCCGAACCCACCCTGACCGAGCGCACGCTCAGTGACGCAGAATGGGAGAGGCTGCTGGAGCGCCTGCCCAACTGGGACAAGCTCAAGGAACTTGTCGGGCGCAAGATTCCGAAGGACGGAACGCCTGAGTTCAACGCCCTCAAGAAGGAGCTTGAGGCAGCAGGATACCGTCTGGAAAAGATGAGCAAGGGCTCCCAGCCCTACCGGATTCGCCGCCTGGACGGAAAAGCGCTGGGGGATGAGCTCGGAGCGCTCACCGTCACCGAGGACGGGCTGGTCGTGCTCAAGGTCGGCAAGGGGACACCCCGCATCAGCATCTACAGTCGCTACCGGAAGAACTACCTGGATTGGGTGGAGAAGACCCATGGCAGCGCAGCTCGAAAGGCGGCGGAGGTTCGCATCGCCGGTGGCAACCCCATGCACCATCTCATCCCGGACGCGGTTGCCCAGAAGCATCCACTGATCCGCAAGGCCCTGGAGCGGATCGAGGGCTACACCATCGACCGCGGCACGAACATCCTCGACATGCCCTGCAAGAACCCGAAGGGGAAGATCATGCACCTGGGCAGCCACCCCAAGTACAACAGCTATGTCACCACGCTGCTCGATGATGCCCTGGAATCACTGGATGACGCCTTGAGCAAGCGCAAGCCTGGCTCCAGCCTGACGCCGAGGGAGATCCAGGACGCTCTCCTCGAAGTCGAGATGAACCTTCGCGAGGCCATTGAGTCCGGCGGGCTCCCCATGGAGGTTCTCAAGGAGTTGAGCGAGGATGGAATCGTCGTGGGCAAGAAGCTGGCGCTGCTGGAGTTGCCCTCCCACGAGGAGTCGCTCACGGCATGATGTACGCATTGACGGCGGATATCTCGCACATCGAGGAGGAAGGTGTCTTCGACGCCACCCTCATCGAGTTCGACGGCTTCGAGTCCGTCACGTTCCACAAGCCCAGCATCGACTACCAACGGGAACGAGGCGCTCCCGAGGTCATCGAGTTCACTGGCAACCTGCTGAACGCGGCCCGGCTGGACCACTTGTTCACCGCCCCCCGGGGGCTGCTGCTGCTTTCCCGGCGCATGGTGGGGGTGCTCGAATCCGTGGGGCCGTTCCGCCATCGGCTCATCCGGACGGTCATCTACACGGAACGCATCAAGCACCTGGTTCGCGACCGCTTCACCGGGCGGCGGACATGGCATGAGGTGCAAGACCCCTCGTTGAAGAACGAGGACTTCGTCATCCTCCAATTGCTGGAGGAGACAGACTGCCTCGACCGCGAACACACCCTGGTGAAAGGGGTGCCCTTCCACCAGTCCGGAGTGGGATTGCTGGGCAGGGAGAAGGCGCGGCCCCTTGTCCTCAGACCTCCATCCGGAGGTTTTCCTCCGGTGTTCTCCGTGCCCGAACTCTCCTTCTACTGCTTCACGGAGGAGGCCCGGCAGGCGTGTGAACGGGCGGGACTGAAGGGGCTCTGGTGGCGGCCTCAGGGGTAGGCCTCCTGGTTCCCTCGACCTCCGCCAGCCGTCGCCGCTGCCCCGAGCCGTTGACGGGGGGCTGCTTCGACGACCTACGACGCAGCTTGCCCCGCCTGGATACCCGGGAGTACGCGAACGCGGAGGCGATGATCCGCCGCTTCGAGGCACCGAGTTGCTAGAGGAACTTCATGGCCGAGAGAGCCGTGACTGCATGGCGTACTGGCTGGAGTTTCGCGATGAGGATGACTATCGGGCCCGACTGTTTGGCGGCGTTCGCGGCGGTTCGGCGCTGAAGTTCGGCATCTATCAACGGGCGGAAGACCAGAGTCTTCGGAGCCCTGGTCGCCCGGAGGCAGGCTGCTGGCGCGACGGCGGAGGAACTCCATCCGCGCAGGGCTCCGTAAGCGTCTCGGCCCGTCTATCCGCTCAGGACAGCCGCTGATAGTCGTAGGTGTTCTCGACGTGCCGGGACGAGTAGTAGAGGGTCACCTTCCGGTTGTTGTTGAAGGTCTCGGTGCGGATGGTGACGCGGCGGCCTGCGGGGCCATTGATGTAGAGCTCGATGACATCCACACCCGGGGCCTTGGGCGCACCGGTCTCCGGGTCGGATTGGTGTGGCTGCCGGTTGGTGATGCCGTAGTTCGAGGCTTCGGTGGCGCGACTTGAGGCGTACCCGGTGTCGAGCAGGTAGGCGATGGCCGCCTGATCGTCGCGGTTCACGGTGAGCCGGGTCAACGGAGCCATGACGATGGCGGAGTTGGGGGTAGGCGGCGTGCCGCGATACCTGGCCAGCGCGCGCTGGTAGTCCGCCGCCTTGGGGAAGGACGCCTGTTTGGGTTCACCCATCACCAGACCGCCCAACTTCAGGATGAGGCCACCGAAGTCCGCGAACGTGGAGTTCGAGGCGTTGATCTGCATCAGGTAGTACTCATACGACGCCCGCCACGGGGTGTTGTTGTCCTTCTTGATGATTTCGACAAGCTCGGAGGGCACATGCGCCACGTTGTTGATGAGAATCACGGTCGTCTCCCATCGGCGCCAGGCGCCGGGAAACACCGCCCGGGTTCAATGTGGACGGTGTTCCCTTGAGACGAACGTCGATGGGCCCTGTGAACGCAGCGGCTGGGACACGGGCTTCGACGACAGGCCATGGCCCCGCGGTGAACTAGCGGGCCTGCCCCTCGAGCGCGAGCCCGCTGCCCTGCGCGGCGCTGTACACGTGCGCGGGGTGGGCGACAGGCTCCTCCAGGGGCGCGGGCTGCATGAGGCCCGCACCCAGGAGCGCACCCTCGAGCGAGCCGTGCATCCGCTTCTCGAGCAGGAACTGCGCGAGCGGCTCGAGCGCGGCCTCCAGATGGGGCGGCACCTTCACCAGGGCCAGGTGCGAGCTGCGCACGGCGAGGAACTCCGCCAGGTACTGGAGCGTCGCCACACCCGCGGCGTCCACGAGCGACACCCGCGACAGGTCGACGACCACCAGCTTCGCCCAGGGCGGACCTTCGACGAGGTCGTAGAGCTTCAGGTGGTTGATGAACAGGATGGGCCCGTCCACGCGCGCCACCATGAGGTCCAGCGCCTCCGTGGGCGTGGGCGCTTCAGGGCTCTGCATGTGCAGACCGCGCTGCAGTTGCGACGCATCCGCCACCCGCTGCACCTCCAGCCGCAGGGCGCCATGGCGCCGCACGTAGAGGAGGCTGGCCAGCGCGAGCCCGGCCCCGATGCCGACAAACACGTTGAACATGGCGATCCCCAGCGCGGTGACGAGCACCACGCCCAACGTCGACTTGGACTGATTCCACATGGCAACAAGGCCCTCCAGATTGAGCAGGCGCACCCCCACGACCAGCAGGATGGCGGTGAGTGCGGCAATGGGGATGCGCGCCACCAGCGGCGCGAGCAGCGCCATGGCCACGAAGAGCCACAGGGCGTGCAGAACGGAAGCAGCGCGGGTGCGCGCACCCGCTTGAATGGACGCGCTGGCGCGCACGATGGCGCCCATCACCGGGAAGCCGCCGAACACGCCGGCCGCCATGTTGGACAGGCCCTGCGCGATGAGGTCCTGGTCCAGGTCACTGTGGGTGCGCGCACCGGTGAGCGTGTCGAGCGAGCTCGTCGCGAGCAGCGAGCCGAGCGACGCCAGCAGCGCGAGGCCGATGGCCGCCGGCAGGAGCGCCGCGAAGTTCACGCCCTCGAAGGACGGCAGCGTCGGCATGGGCAGCGAGCGCGGCAGGGCGCCCACCGCGTCGTAGCCCGCCCCGAGCGAGACCATCAGCACGGTGCCAATCGTCAGCCCGACGAGGACCGCGGGGATGCGCTTGTGCACCTTGGGCAGGGTCACCATGGCCAGCGCCGTGAGCGCTCCGGCCGCGACCCCGAGCCAGCCCACGTGCGCGCCCCACGTGCGCTGCATCACGAGCGCCACGGCGTTCGCGTGCGTGTCCTCCACCGCGAACAGCCGCGGCAGCTGCGTGTTGAGCAGCAGGAGCCCGATGCCCACCGTGAAGCCCATCACCACCGGCCGGGGGATGAGCCGCGCGAACCGCCCGGCGCGCACGAGCCCCAACGCCACCTGCATGGCGCCCGCGAGCACCGTGGCGATGGCGAGGCCCACGGCCCCGTGCATCGCCACGATGGCCGCGGCCATGGGCAGCAGCGCCGCCTCGGGGCCCGTGACCTGGTAGCGGCTGCCGCTGAGCAGCCCGCCCACGACGCCAGCCACCACGCCGGAGACGAGGCCCACGCTCGCGGGAAGTCCCGCGGCGGTCGCGAGCGCGACATTGAGCGGGAGGGCCACACACGCCACGCTCAGGCCGGCGGCCGCATCGGCTGGCAGGCTGCTGGGCTGCACCATCTCGCGCCAGCTTTGGAGAAGCTCGCCCGTACGCCGGGTCGAGAAGTGTCGCTTGGAGAGAGCGGTCGAAGACATGGAGGACGGCGTCTTTCAGATGCCGTGCCAGACGCCTTCCCAGAGGGAGGCGGGCCCCGCTGTCGGTCCCTCCCAGCAAGCGTCCTGTCGGTCCGGACCGACACTGTCGGGACCGACAGACGGCGTGCGAACTGACGGGCCGCGCGCACGGACGCGCGCTAGATTGCGCGCCATGTTGGTGCTCCGACTGCGTGCCCGGCTCCTGTTGTCCTACGCGGTGGTCACCGCGCTGCTGGTGGCGGCGTTCTCCCAGATGGCCCTGGGCCTCATGCACACCCACGAGGTGGTGGCGAGCGTGGGGCAGGAGGAGCTCGCGGCCTTCGAGCGGGAACAGCGGGTGTACGTCGCGGCCTGGGCGCTCGAGCTGGCGGTGCGGCGCGGCGTGGTGGCCTGTGAGCAGCACGAGAGCAGCGCGGCCGCCGTGCACCTCGCTGTCGCGAATGCTCGACAGGACCTCCAGGCCGCGCTCGGCGCCGGCTCGGAGCAGCTCGACGCGGGCTTCCGGGCGAGCGCCCAGGACTATGTGCAGTACGCCCTGCAACTGGAGCAGGCCGGCACCTGTGAGTCGATGCTGTCGTTTCCCCTGAGGGAGCGGCGGCTGCATCTGGATGAGGTCCTCACCACGGTGTGGTCCGAGCGCACGCGGGACATGCGTCTGGCCATCCAGGCGAAGGAAGACCAGGCGCGGTCCATTGGCTCGGCGGCGCTGCGCTCGGGCGGGCTCTTCGGCCTGCTGGGCATCCTCGCCGCGGGCGCGCTCGCCTTGTCGCAGGCGCGCGCGGTGTCGAACTCGGTGGCGCTGCTCTCCACGCATGCGCGCCGCATCGGCCAGGGGGACTTCAGCCCGCTGCCCCCGCTGCGAGGGCCCGAGGAGCTGCGGGCGCTCTCGCTGGACCTGGACCGCATGCGCGGGCGCCTGGCGGAGCTGGATCAGCTCAAGAGCGCGTTCGTGGCCTCGGTGTCCCATGACCTGCGCACGCCGCTGGCCCGGGTGCGCGAGGCCCTCTCGCTCCTGGGCGATGGCAGCACGGGCCCGCTGACACCGCAGCAGGCCCGCGTGGTGAAGCTCGCGCAGGCCGCGTGCGAGCGCGAAATCCGCATGGTGACCTCCGTGTTGGATTTGTCGCGCGTGCAGTCCGGCCAACCGCTGCAGCGCAATGCCGGCGCCTCGGTGGACCAGATTGTCGAGAACGTCCTTCGGGACCTCGCCTTCGAAGCGGACGAGCGCAAGGTCCAGCTGGTGTACGAACCCGCCGCGAAGCCCGTGCGTGCGCCCATCGATGATCCGTTGGTCGAGCGTGCCCTGTCCAACCTGGTGAGCAACGCCATCGCTGTCTCCAGCGCGGGCAAGACGGTGCGCATCTCGTGTGAGCTGGTGAGCCGCAAGCGCTCCGGCGCCGCCAGCTCCGTGCCCGCGGTCCAGCTGTCCGTCGCGGACCAGGGGCCGGGTGTGCCCGCGCATGCGCGCGAGTGGATCTTCCGGCCCTTCGCGAGCCTTGAGGTCGGCGGGCGCCGCAGCACGGGGCTGGGCCTGACCATCGCGCGCGAGATGATCACCGCGCACGGAGGTGAGCTGTCGCTCGCGGAGACCTCCGGGCCCGGTGCCACCTTCACCTTCTGGATTCCCCTTGAAGACCCCGCGTCCCCTGGAGCCCGTCTTGACGCCTGAGCCCCCCATCCAGCAGCCCCACGTGCTCCTGGTGGACGATGACCTCCAGCTCGCGGAGCTGATGTCCATGCGGATGACCTCCCGCGGCTACCGCGTGACGGTGGAGGGCGAGGGCAAGAGCGCCTTGCGCAGGCTGTCGCAGGAGCGCGTGGACGCGATGGTGCTCGACCTGCGCCTGGAGGACATGGATGGCATGGACGTGCTCCGGGCCGCGCGGCAGCGTGCGCCCGAGCTGTCCGTTATCATGCTCACCGCGCACGGCTCCATCGAGACCGCGGTGCAGGCCATGCAGGAAGGGGCCTACGGCTTTCTCACCAAGCCGTTCCACGACCATGAGCTGATGCAGAAGCTCACGCACGCGCTCGAGCGCTCGCTGCTGCGCCGGGAGGTGGCCGAGCTGCGGCGCCGCATGGGGGAGGAGGGCGAGCCCCTGCTCCTGGGCATCAGCGAGGCCATTTCGCGCGTGCGCGAGGTGATTGCCCGCATCGCCCCCACCGACGCCACCGTCCTGCTCACCGGCGAGAGTGGCACCGGCAAGGAGCTGGCGGCGCGGATGATCCACGTGCTCTCGCGGCGCGGCAAGGAGCGCTTCGTCGCCGTCAACTGCGGCGCCCTTCCGCCCGAGCTGCTGGAGAGCGAGCTGTTTGGCCACGTGAAGGGCGCGTTCTCCGGGGCGGTGCGCGAGCGCGAAGGCCTGTTCGGCGCGGCCAATGGCGGCACATTGTTCCTGGATGAAATCGGCGAGGCGTCTCCGTCCGTGCAGGTGAAGCTCCTGCGCGTGCTGCAGGAGCAGCGGCTCACGCGCGTGGGAGCGGACGTGGAGGAGCCCGTGGACGTGCGGGTGGTCGCCGCCACCAACCGGGACCTCGCGGAGGAGGTGGCCGCGAAGCGCTTCCGTCAGGACCTCTACTTCCGGCTGCACGTGGTGCCCATCGAGCTGCCGCCCCTACGCGAGCGGCTCGAGGACATCCCCCTGCTGGCGCAGCTCTTCCTGGAGCGCACGGCGAACCGCTACGGCCTGCGTCCGCCGCGTCTGGCGCCCGCGACGGTGGAGCTGATGCAGCGCTATGGCTGGCCTGGCAACGTCCGGGAGCTCATCCACGAGATGGAGGCTGCGGTGCTCCTGGCCGGCGCGGACGAGCTTCAACCGCGCCATGTGCCTCGCCTGGGTCAGGCGCTGGAGCGGCCCCCCGCCGCCGAGAGCGCGCAGCTGCCAGGCGTTCCCGCCGGGACCGCGGACCTGCCCTCCCTGCGCGAAGCCCGCGATGCCTTCGAGCGCGCCTACCTCGCGGAGGCCATGCGCCGCAGCAATGGCAGTGTCAGTGCCGCGGCCCGCATGGCCGGGCGCAACCGGAGCGACTTCTACGACCTGCTCAAGCGGCACGGACTGTCCGCCGCTGACTTCAAGGGGACCCCCGAGGGCGGGCCCACGCGCTGAGCCGGGCCGTGGTGCTGGACTGCGTGCGCTGCGAGCCATTGCTCCCACCTATTGGTGCAATGGTCAGCGCCGCCTGCCATCCTTGATTCTCCGTGCCAGGTTTTTCAGGGCGAGTGACGCTGCACAGGGTCGTGCCAGCTGCTTGCCGCTACCCCCGGCACCTCATGAAAAAGATATCCAGGTCCGTTGTGCTGGCGCTCAGTCTGGCATTGCTCGCCGGCTGCGCTGACTCTTCCTCCGACACGGGCTCGGCCCGGTTCGCCGTCTCCATCCGCCAGGCGCTCGCGTCCGGCATCTCCCGCGTCACCGTCACCTCGAGCGGCCCGGACATCCCCCCGGTCACCGTGGACCTTGCCCCCACCGACGGGGTGTGGGGCGGCGTCATCGGCAACATTCCCGTGGGCCCCGACCGCTCCTTCGTGGCGCGGGCCTTCGACGCCTCGGGCACAGTGCTCTTCGAGGGCTCGGCCTCCGGCATCACCATCTCCGCGGACCAGACGACCCTCGTTGCCATCACCCTCCAGGAGACGAACCCTCCACCGCCCTTCGACAACGAGGCCCCGCTCATCGACGCCCTGGTGGCCTCTTCCACCTCCGTGCCCGCTGGCGGCTCCCTCTCCCTGGTGGCCACGGCGCATGACCCCAATCCGGGCGACACGCTCTCCTTTGCCTGGAGTGCCACCGCAGGGACCTTCTCCTCGCCCTCCGCCGCCTCCACTTCGTGGACGGCGCCGCTGTCCACGGGCATTCAAACCCTGACGTTCACGGTCACGGACTCGCGTGGCCTGTCCTCCATCATCGTCCTGGAGGTCAATGTCAGTCCGGAAGGGCAAGAAGGGGAGGCGCGGGTGTCTCTCTTCTTCAACAGCTCACCCCGGGTTGATTCTGTCATTGCCACCCCCACGCAGCTCGTTGTGGGACAGCCGACCGCTGTCTCCGTCTGTGCTTCCGACCCGGATGGCGACAGCCTCTCCTATGCCTGGAGCGCATCCTGTGCTGGGACCTGGATCAATGCCTCCTCCAGTTCAGCCCGGTTCACTCCGTCGTCCTTGCCCCCCGGTGGCTGTAACAACTGCCGCCTGACGGTCACCGTTTCGGATGGGCGCGGTGGAGTGAACATGGGCACCGTCGCCCTGTGCGTCCGCGACACTCCCCCGGCCAATCACTTTCCTCCTGTCATCATCCGCTCCTATCGCTCGTCAGACACGGCGACTCCAGGGCAGGTGATCACGTACGAGGTGGTGGCCAGCGACCCGGAGGGCTCCGCGCTCACGTTCTCCTGGCAGGCCACTGCCGGCGTGCTCGGGACCCCTGCGAGCGATGACTCCCGCAGCCGCATCACGTGGACTGCCCCCGGCTGTGTCAGTGCCGGAACGCCCCCGACCGTCACCGTCACCGTCACGAATGCCTTCAACCTGACGGACGTCCGGAGCTTCGAGGTGACGGGGCTGCCCACCTGCACCGCCTCGGGCGTCTGGGTTGCTACCGGCTCCATGATCCAACCCCGCAGCGGTCATACGGCGACGCTGCTGCCCAATGGCCTGGTCCTCGCCGCGGGGGGCTTCAGTGGGGGATTCCTCGCGACGGCGGAGGTGTATGACCCGGACTCGGGCTCCTGGAGCCCGACCGGCTCCATGTCGCAACCTCGCTCGGGCCACCTGGCGACGCTGCTTCCCAACGGCAAGGTGCTCGTCGTGGGAGGACGTGACGCCAACGGCTT
The sequence above is drawn from the Corallococcus sp. NCRR genome and encodes:
- a CDS encoding Kelch repeat-containing protein; the protein is MLALSLALLAGCADSSSDTGSARFAVSIRQALASGISRVTVTSSGPDIPPVTVDLAPTDGVWGGVIGNIPVGPDRSFVARAFDASGTVLFEGSASGITISADQTTLVAITLQETNPPPPFDNEAPLIDALVASSTSVPAGGSLSLVATAHDPNPGDTLSFAWSATAGTFSSPSAASTSWTAPLSTGIQTLTFTVTDSRGLSSIIVLEVNVSPEGQEGEARVSLFFNSSPRVDSVIATPTQLVVGQPTAVSVCASDPDGDSLSYAWSASCAGTWINASSSSARFTPSSLPPGGCNNCRLTVTVSDGRGGVNMGTVALCVRDTPPANHFPPVIIRSYRSSDTATPGQVITYEVVASDPEGSALTFSWQATAGVLGTPASDDSRSRITWTAPGCVSAGTPPTVTVTVTNAFNLTDVRSFEVTGLPTCTASGVWVATGSMIQPRSGHTATLLPNGLVLAAGGFSGGFLATAEVYDPDSGSWSPTGSMSQPRSGHLATLLPNGKVLVVGGRDANGFLATAELYDPAAGTWSPASSLLASSPSSATLLPTGKVLVAGGTTAQLYDPASDSWSLASAPLGFVGDSETLLLDGKVLFAPRGGSQLYDPVSDTWSTTGSPAVFPGGPPLTLLPNGKVLAAGGYDPLVDLVVGAAELYDPAAGTWTLTAPMGGRVFYTATLLTSGKVLVAGGALEIFELEIFSLATARLYDPVSGTWSPTGSMAQPRYGHVATLLPNGTVLVTGGSVPTVELYLP